The following coding sequences are from one Triticum aestivum cultivar Chinese Spring chromosome 5A, IWGSC CS RefSeq v2.1, whole genome shotgun sequence window:
- the LOC100192171 gene encoding ABSCISIC ACID-INSENSITIVE 5-like protein 2 — protein MSSEGGGTAITGKKRNRAQIQTLVREGSLYNLTLSEVESHLGAPLLSMNLDDFVRSVLPDEKNLPLPNGAGNSGSQSTSAFGLERQGSSITVPLPLSKKTVDEIWRDIQQEEESSDDEKRSSGCDAQMSFGEITLEEFLQRAGIVTGQYQKDAEELIDLVGTGESAHLMTRVQDFPQGTSAIDAYIVRQSIAQPLSVAIPSTMDSIYPDRQMSISSSLELSDLQSPSRKRMSSQDVVYKVADRRQKRMIKNRESAARSRARKQAYTNELECKLSCLEEENKRLKREKELDMLLKSAPPPEPKRHLRRTRSTSF, from the exons ATGAGCTCTGAAGGCGGTGGCACCGCCATCACAGGCAAGAAGCGGAACAGGGCCCAAATTCAGACACTAGTCAGGGAAGGCTCTCTCTATAACCTCACCCTCAGTGAGGTTGAAAGCCACCTTGGTGCGCCACTTCTTAGTATGAACCTTGATGACTTTGTGAGGAGTGTGCTTCCAGATGAGAAGAACCTTCCATTACCAAATGGCGCTGGGAATTCAGGCAGTCAAAGCACGTCAGCTTTTGGTTTGGAACGTCAGGGCAGCAGCATTACTGTGCCCCTGCCATTGAGCAAGAAGACAGTGGATGAAATTTGGAGAGACATCCAGCAGGAAGAGGAGAGTAGTGATGATGAGAAAAGGAGTTCAGGTTGTGATGCACAGATGTCGTTTGGGGAGATAACACTTGAGGAGTTCTTGCAAAGGGCTGGCATTGTTACTGGGCAGTATCAGAAGGATGCTGAGGAGTTAATTGATCTTGTAGGAACTGGAGAAAGTGCTCATTTGATGACCAGAGTGCAGGATTTCCCACAGGGAACAAGTGCAATTGATGCGTATATTGTACGTCAGTCGATTGCGCAACCGTTGAGTGTTGCAATCCCTTCGACAATGGATTCCATCTACCCAGATCGTCAAATGAGTATTTCGTCATCTCTAGAACTTTCTGATCTTCAAAGTCCTAGTCGTAAGAGAATGTCTTCCCAGGATGTGGTATACAAGGTTGCTGATCGGAGGCAGAAGAGGATGATCAAGAACCGAGAATCGGCTGCACGTTCAAGAGCTAGGAAACAG GCCTACACAAACGAGCTCGAATGCAAACTGTCTTGTCTGGAAGAGGAGAACAAGAGGCTGAAGAGAGAGAAG GAGTTGGACATGTTATTGAAGTCCGCGCCCCCTCCAGAACCGAAAAGGCATCTTCGGAGAACGAGATCGACCTCATTCTGA